One stretch of Microplitis mediator isolate UGA2020A chromosome 9, iyMicMedi2.1, whole genome shotgun sequence DNA includes these proteins:
- the LOC130674229 gene encoding LOW QUALITY PROTEIN: GATA zinc finger domain-containing protein 10-like (The sequence of the model RefSeq protein was modified relative to this genomic sequence to represent the inferred CDS: inserted 2 bases in 2 codons; deleted 3 bases in 2 codons; substituted 1 base at 1 genomic stop codon) has translation NNNNNNNNNNNNNNNNNNNNNNNNNNNNNNNNNNNNNNNNNNNNNNXQQQQQQQQQQQQQQQQQQQQQQQQQQQQQQQQQQQQQQQQQQQQQQQQQQQQQQQQQQQQQQQQQQQQQQQQQQQQQQQNNNNNNNNNNNNNNNNNNNNNNNNNNNNNNNNNNNNNNNNNXQQQQQQQQQQQQQQQQQQQQQQQQQQQQQQQQQQQQQQQQQQQQQQQQQQQQQQQQQQQQQQQQQQQQQQQQQQQQQQQQQQQQQQQQQQQQQQQQQQQQQQQQQQQQQQQQQQQQQQQQQQQQQQQQQQQQQQEKXQTRKSSHNKNNNNIVNNKKKTSSYEITCNNNKVNNNNNKSNNNDNYSDKTNFKNKKK, from the exons aacaacaacaacaacaacaacaacaacaacaacaacaacaacaacaacaacaacaacaacaacaacaacaacaacaacaacaacaacaacaacaacaacaacaacaacaacaacaacaacaacaacaacaacaaca aacaacaacaacaacaacaacaacaacaacaacaacaacaacaacaacaacaacaacaacaacaacaacaacaacaacaacaacaacaacaacaacaacaacaacaacaacaacaacaacaacaacaacaacaacaacaacaacaacaacaacaacaacaacaacaacaacaacaacaacaacaacaacaacaacaacaacaacaacaacaacaacaacaacaacaacaacaacaacaa aacaacaacaacaacaacaacaacaacaacaacaacaacaacaacaacaacaacaacaacaacaacaacaacaacaacaacaacaacaacaacaacaacaacaacaacaacaacaacaaca aacaacaacaacaacaacaacaacaacaacaacaacaacaacaacaacaacaacaacaacaacaacaacaacaacaacaacaacaacaacaacaacaacaacaacaacaacaacaacaacaacaacaacaacaacaacaacaacaacaacaacaacaacaacaacaacaacaacaacaacaacaacaacaacaacaacaacaacaacaacaacaacaacaacaacaacaacaacaacaacaacaacaacaacaacaacaacaacaacaacaacaacaacaacaacaacaacaacaacaacaacaacaacaacaacaacaacaacaacaacaacaacaacaacaacaacaacaacaacaacaacaacaacaacaacaacaacaacaacaacaacaacaacaacaagaaAAATAGCAA ACTAGAAAATCCTCTCACAACAAGAACAACAACAATATAGTTAACAATAAAAAGAAGACAAGCAGCTACGAAATCACGTGCAACAACAATAAAgtcaacaataacaataataaaagcaACAACAACGACAATTATAGTGACAAGACAAACttcaagaataaaaaaaaataa
- the LOC130674917 gene encoding uncharacterized protein LOC130674917, with protein sequence MIKFTVILFISEILVYSGTDGGGVFHYGPDERTIYGWQVNLSENGTVKRTCNGLFIGPQVFLTYARCVENLQANESISIVNTIYDTPSLRTDLTVKHENIYFGEYVNKIYSPTTRQFTLLITDQRVLPKSKYMANTFVKLAAEPYNVDYKKCFVHKLAPPIISEVQCVFSNTTNINDGLLDCYCDEHYHIYEETSLFCHYRKTTGGMVLAGYVISRDAGHMTVVNLSGLNITLMYNEWD encoded by the exons ATGATTAAATTTACTGTGATATTGTTCATTTCCGAGATATTAGTTTATTCAGGTACCGATGGAGGAGGTGTGTTCCATTACGGTCCAGATGAACGTACTATTTACGGATGGCAGGTAAATTTGTCAGAGAATGGGACCGTGAAGAGGACTTGCAACGGACTGTTTATTGGACCACAAGTATTTCTTACTTATGCTAGATGTGTTGAGAA CCTTCAAGCTAATGAATCCATCTCTATTGTCAATACTATATATGACACTCCATCTCTAAGAACGGATCTCACAGTCAAACATGAGAATATATACTTCGGTGAATAtgtcaacaaaatttacagTCCAACTACTCGACAATttacattattaataactGATCAACGAGTCCTTCCTAAATCTAAATATATGGCAAACACATTTGTGAAGTTGGCTGCAGAGCCTTATAATGtcgattataaaaaatgtttcgtACATAAATTAGCTCCTCCAATAATTTCAGAAGTACAATGCGTATTCTCAAATACCACTAATATCAATGATGGGCTATTAGACTGCTATTGTGATGAGCATTATCAT ATATATGAAGAAACTAGTTTGTTTTGCCACTACAGAAAAACAACTGGAGGGATGGTTCTTGCCGGTTATGTAATAAGTAGAGATGCAGGCCACATGACAGTTGTAAATTTGTCCGGATTAAACATTACGTTAATGTACAACGAGTGGGATTAA
- the LOC130674230 gene encoding uncharacterized protein LOC130674230 produces MIKLPLLLLIIKVFVHLGANGLLFHSVLNVPDERTLYGWHLEVLRNGAWINYCHGLFIGPKVFLTHSDCVNTIYKNDSINVVNRSFKSPSLKTKLTVNHKNIYFGEYMSRNYSKSDRQFALVITNEQVLPKSNYIGKWFVKVASDITHIDYKKCFMPKLNPPIIMNVPCKLSSSAVLHKKSFKCSYDKRYDMWQENSLFCRYKKSTQSIVLVGFAENENNDYENKTISKYNQSTFVKEISNIYEHPPKVSY; encoded by the exons ATGATTAAATTGCCGTTACTACTATTGATCATTAAGGTGTTTGTTCATTTGGGTGCAAACGGACTACTCTTTCATTCAGTACTGAACGTACCTGATGAACGTACTCTGTACGGATGGCATCTAGAAGTGTTACGAAACGGAGCATGGATTAATTATTGTCATGGTTTGTTCATCGGGCCAAAAGTATTTCTTACTCATTCAGACTGTGTAAATAC AATTTATAAGAACGATTCAATTAATGTAGTTAATCGTTCATTTAAATCTCCATCGCTAAAAACGAAACTCACAGTTAaccacaaaaatatatattttggcGAATATATGAGCAGAAATTACAGTAAATCTGATCGACAATTTGCATTAGTAATAACTAATGAACAAGTCCTTCCTAAATCAAATTACATTGGAAAGTGGTTTGTAAAAGTGGCTTCAGACATCACGCATATCgactacaaaaaatgttttatgcCAAAATTAAATCCTCCGATAATTATGAACGTACCTTGCAAATTGTCAAGCTCAGCTGTTCTTCACAAGAAATCTTTCAAGTGCTCTTATGACAAGCGTTATGAT ATGTGGCAAGAAAACAGTTTGTTTTGTCGTTACAAAAAATCCACTCAATCAATAGTTCTCGTCGGATTCGCAGAAAACGAAAACAATGATtacgaaaataaaacaatt tcAAAGTATAATCAAAGTACGTTCGTCAaagaaatatcaaatatttacgAACATCcgccaaaagttagctattaa